Proteins encoded within one genomic window of Methanomicrobia archaeon:
- a CDS encoding methanogenesis marker 2 protein, whose amino-acid sequence MDLKSLAEELRNFEGITRKRAISNLVQRLGNSDKVGSRTITAFGEDAAVLAVNNDMYILLAVDGIWGKLLSADPWWAGYCSVLVNVMDIAAMGGVPLAMVNLTSTQRRDICLELGRGMQDGVQKFGVPMVGGHMHPDTIYDAIDVGIVGMVNRDSVIYSSSARPGDKIVAAIDLDGQLYPSYNLAWDTTTKKSPAVIKQQLETMVTIGQQQLATAGKDISNPGTIGTLGMLLECSRVGALVDLTKIPRVDSNTIPLAHWLKLYPGTGFVLTVKDEQRGRECIRIFEAAGITASIIGEVDASRHLKLTDGNDTVTLFDFTREIITGIVSEESD is encoded by the coding sequence ATCGATCTGAAATCGCTGGCTGAAGAGTTACGGAACTTCGAGGGGATCACGCGCAAACGGGCGATCAGCAATCTGGTGCAACGGCTGGGGAACTCGGACAAGGTGGGGAGCCGAACGATAACGGCCTTTGGCGAAGATGCCGCCGTGCTCGCAGTCAACAATGACATGTATATTTTACTTGCCGTCGATGGCATTTGGGGTAAATTATTGAGTGCGGACCCCTGGTGGGCGGGGTATTGCTCGGTGCTCGTGAATGTCATGGATATCGCGGCGATGGGGGGCGTCCCCCTGGCGATGGTGAATTTGACCTCAACGCAGCGGCGGGATATCTGCCTCGAGCTGGGACGGGGCATGCAGGACGGCGTGCAGAAATTTGGTGTTCCCATGGTCGGCGGGCACATGCACCCGGACACGATCTACGACGCGATTGATGTGGGCATTGTGGGCATGGTGAATCGGGATAGCGTTATTTATTCCAGTAGCGCGCGGCCCGGTGACAAGATCGTGGCTGCGATCGATTTGGATGGGCAGCTTTATCCGAGCTATAATCTCGCCTGGGACACGACCACAAAGAAATCACCCGCAGTGATAAAGCAGCAACTGGAGACGATGGTGACCATCGGGCAGCAGCAGTTAGCAACTGCAGGCAAGGACATCAGTAATCCCGGCACGATCGGCACGCTGGGGATGTTACTGGAGTGCTCCCGGGTAGGGGCACTGGTGGATCTGACCAAGATTCCTCGGGTGGACTCGAACACGATACCGCTTGCCCACTGGTTAAAGCTGTACCCGGGGACCGGGTTCGTGCTCACGGTGAAAGACGAGCAGCGTGGCCGAGAATGCATACGGATCTTCGAAGCAGCAGGTATCACGGCCTCGATCATCGGCGAAGTGGATGCAAGCAGACACTTGAAGCTCACCGATGGGAACGATACGGTCACTCTTTTTGACTTCACGCGGGAGATAATAACCGGAATCGTGAGCGAAGAGAGCGATTGA
- the cofH gene encoding 7,8-didemethyl-8-hydroxy-5-deazariboflavin synthase subunit CofH, with protein sequence MDASWDELREKIRAGTIERADALFLAAHPSYLFRIADTLRREQNGDVVTYLVNRNINFTNICVGTCKFCAFREANESGYVLSLDEILGKVAEAVEQGATEICIQGGLHPDLTVEDYCAILEGVKSRFEVHLHAYSPMEVYHAAQQSGMREEEVLRAFKRAGLGSMPGTAAEILTDSVRAIICPTKLSPAKWCEIIATAHRLGIPSTATMLYGHIETLEDRIDHLFTIRSIQKETGGFTEFVPLKFMAKNNELGRMVKRSLSFFEDTVVHALARVILHPYCRNLQVSWVKLGPRDAQRMLAFGANDLGGTLMEENISRLSGSPSGEYMSPDEFERLIREAGRIPKRRTTLYKIN encoded by the coding sequence ATGGACGCGTCTTGGGACGAGCTGAGGGAGAAGATACGAGCGGGTACGATTGAGCGAGCTGATGCGCTTTTTCTGGCTGCGCACCCGTCTTATCTGTTCAGGATAGCTGATACGCTACGCAGAGAGCAGAACGGCGATGTGGTCACGTATCTGGTGAACCGGAACATCAATTTCACGAATATCTGCGTGGGCACGTGCAAATTCTGCGCATTCCGTGAGGCGAACGAGTCGGGCTATGTGCTGAGCCTGGACGAGATCCTGGGCAAGGTCGCGGAAGCGGTAGAGCAGGGCGCTACGGAGATCTGCATTCAAGGTGGTCTGCATCCCGACCTCACGGTGGAGGACTACTGTGCGATCCTCGAAGGCGTGAAATCGCGGTTTGAGGTGCATTTGCATGCGTATTCGCCCATGGAAGTCTACCACGCGGCACAGCAGTCGGGGATGCGTGAGGAGGAGGTGCTCAGAGCGTTCAAACGCGCGGGACTTGGCTCAATGCCCGGAACGGCTGCGGAGATCCTCACGGATTCCGTGCGTGCGATCATCTGCCCGACGAAGCTGAGTCCCGCGAAATGGTGCGAGATCATAGCGACCGCGCACCGACTGGGGATCCCGTCAACGGCGACGATGCTGTACGGGCACATCGAGACCCTGGAGGATCGAATAGATCATCTCTTCACGATTCGCTCGATTCAGAAGGAGACGGGCGGATTTACCGAGTTCGTGCCCCTGAAGTTCATGGCTAAGAACAACGAGCTGGGGCGGATGGTGAAGCGGTCGCTCTCGTTCTTCGAGGACACCGTGGTTCATGCGCTCGCCCGGGTCATTCTGCATCCGTACTGCAGGAATCTCCAGGTATCCTGGGTGAAGCTTGGCCCGCGGGATGCACAGCGGATGCTGGCTTTTGGCGCGAACGACCTGGGTGGAACGTTAATGGAGGAGAACATCTCGCGATTGTCAGGCTCGCCCTCGGGCGAGTATATGAGTCCTGATGAGTTCGAGCGATTGATCAGAGAGGCCGGTCGCATACCAAAGCGGCGGACGACCTTGTATAAGATAAATTGA
- a CDS encoding 30S ribosomal protein S4, whose translation MGQPKQRKKRYEKPRRPWEMTRMKEEREIVETYGLKSKREIWKADSVVKRYRREIRAILAEIAGMKPTEHTLRKRDAIVTALRRRGILREREDSTGRVEDVLALTVEDLLERRLQTRVYKKGLANSLKQARQLIVHGHIAVDGRRVTVPSYVVDVDAEKRIDYYGAPPIGVKPRPMAEGVAEEAKR comes from the coding sequence ATGGGACAACCAAAGCAGAGAAAAAAGCGATACGAGAAGCCGCGACGGCCGTGGGAGATGACACGGATGAAAGAGGAGCGCGAGATCGTAGAGACCTATGGCTTGAAGAGCAAGCGCGAGATCTGGAAGGCTGATAGTGTGGTCAAGCGTTACCGACGCGAGATCCGCGCGATTCTGGCTGAGATCGCGGGTATGAAGCCCACAGAACATACCTTACGGAAGCGCGACGCGATCGTAACGGCCTTGCGCCGACGCGGGATACTGCGCGAGCGTGAGGACTCAACCGGCCGTGTCGAGGACGTCCTGGCATTAACCGTCGAGGATCTTCTGGAGCGGCGACTGCAGACCCGGGTCTACAAGAAAGGGCTGGCCAACTCGCTCAAGCAGGCGCGCCAACTTATCGTCCACGGGCATATCGCGGTTGACGGTCGACGGGTGACCGTTCCGTCGTACGTTGTGGATGTGGACGCGGAGAAGCGAATCGATTATTATGGCGCGCCACCGATCGGGGTAAAACCAAGACCGATGGCAGAAGGAGTGGCTGAGGAGGCGAAGCGGTAA
- a CDS encoding HAD family hydrolase yields MLDLAVVFDGAGVIYAPFRIIKDMQRGLTKRSRVSGITCTDRLTTGAMVILKTRYEETLEQEDPTNRFAEVVRAREIETKVIYKREGVSDEDVREIILQDRAVTLRDVHEVVRKLRRCDILPVLGVGLILEMAPARIRYVIAGGINLFPGTLKLFKELRVLGIQTYIASGDRIEREEMAIYLPDIPPEHMYGTMKPEDKRDLVRSLKEKYRVMMVGDDRNDYLAMREADIAVLSLQEAASRPQEVFDVADFRVNDIGEIREIVEELRG; encoded by the coding sequence ATGTTGGACTTAGCGGTCGTCTTTGACGGCGCAGGCGTTATCTACGCGCCCTTCCGGATCATCAAGGACATGCAGCGTGGGCTGACAAAGCGGAGTCGTGTCTCCGGCATCACCTGCACGGATCGGCTGACAACGGGCGCGATGGTCATCCTGAAGACGCGGTATGAGGAGACACTGGAGCAGGAGGACCCCACGAACCGCTTTGCTGAGGTGGTGAGGGCGCGCGAAATCGAAACGAAGGTTATTTATAAGCGCGAAGGAGTGAGCGATGAGGACGTGCGGGAGATCATATTGCAGGACAGGGCGGTCACGCTGCGTGATGTGCATGAGGTGGTGAGGAAGTTGCGGCGCTGCGACATCCTGCCGGTCCTTGGTGTAGGTTTGATCCTGGAGATGGCCCCGGCACGGATACGCTATGTCATTGCCGGCGGGATCAATCTGTTTCCAGGAACGCTGAAGCTATTTAAGGAATTACGGGTGTTAGGCATTCAGACATATATAGCATCGGGAGATAGGATCGAACGGGAAGAGATGGCGATCTATTTGCCTGATATCCCACCTGAGCACATGTATGGCACCATGAAGCCGGAAGACAAGCGAGATCTAGTACGGAGCTTGAAGGAGAAGTACCGGGTGATGATGGTCGGGGATGACCGTAACGATTATCTCGCGATGCGAGAGGCAGATATTGCGGTATTGTCCTTACAGGAAGCTGCGAGCAGACCACAAGAAGTGTTTGACGTGGCGGATTTCAGAGTGAACGATATAGGAGAGATAAGAGAGATAGTAGAGGAGTTGCGGGGGTAA
- a CDS encoding 30S ribosomal protein S11, which translates to MVEDRWAIAHIFSSFNNTIITITDMTGAETIARASGGMVAKADRDESSPYTAMLMAQQLADKLREREIRGLRVKVKAASGRKSRTTAPGAQAAIRAFARAGLRIGKIEDVTPIPHDGTKRPGGKRGRRV; encoded by the coding sequence ATGGTCGAGGATCGTTGGGCGATCGCGCACATCTTCTCGTCATTCAATAATACCATCATTACGATTACCGATATGACGGGCGCAGAGACGATTGCACGCGCATCCGGGGGGATGGTGGCGAAAGCAGACCGCGATGAGAGCTCACCGTATACCGCGATGCTCATGGCACAGCAGCTGGCAGACAAGCTGAGAGAGCGGGAGATACGGGGGTTGCGGGTAAAGGTGAAGGCGGCCTCGGGCCGGAAATCGCGGACGACCGCACCGGGTGCACAGGCGGCGATTCGCGCGTTTGCGCGTGCTGGATTGCGGATCGGGAAGATCGAGGACGTGACACCAATCCCGCACGACGGCACGAAGCGGCCGGGTGGCAAGCGTGGTAGGCGCGTTTAA
- a CDS encoding 30S ribosomal protein S13 produces MTEEVVKGAQAKQTKAKATGRAKERGKEKVKESEAENADFKHIVRILDTDLDGNRKVVHALCGVKGIGQRVARVLVAHTSVDPNQKMGNLSDDDIEQLKSAITGVEKRLPQWMLNRRKDILTGDDKHIMGADQVLQLREDVNLLRKIRSYRGIRHERGLKARGQRTRSTGRRGLVVGVIRRKQLAAKGGK; encoded by the coding sequence ATGACTGAAGAAGTGGTGAAGGGCGCACAAGCAAAACAAACAAAAGCAAAGGCGACGGGAAGAGCAAAGGAAAGAGGCAAGGAGAAGGTTAAAGAGAGCGAAGCTGAGAACGCGGATTTCAAGCACATCGTCCGGATCCTAGATACTGACCTGGATGGTAATAGAAAAGTTGTCCATGCGCTCTGCGGCGTAAAAGGAATCGGGCAGCGCGTGGCACGGGTTCTCGTCGCGCATACCAGTGTCGACCCAAATCAGAAGATGGGTAACCTTTCAGATGATGATATAGAGCAGCTCAAGAGCGCGATCACCGGTGTTGAGAAGCGCTTACCGCAGTGGATGCTGAATCGGCGGAAGGACATCCTCACGGGTGATGATAAACACATTATGGGCGCGGATCAGGTGCTGCAGTTACGTGAGGACGTTAATTTGCTCCGGAAGATCCGGTCGTATCGTGGTATACGGCACGAGCGTGGTCTGAAGGCGCGCGGACAACGCACGCGATCCACGGGCCGACGAGGGCTGGTCGTTGGTGTTATACGCAGGAAGCAGCTGGCAGCGAAGGGAGGCAAATAA
- a CDS encoding RNA-guided pseudouridylation complex pseudouridine synthase subunit Cbf5, whose protein sequence is MSEFRKPFERCSLEKAPAITDPRYGIPPEQRPIREHLEHGVVTIDKPAGPTSHEVVAWIRVMLELNKAAHTGTLDPKVTGVLPVLLGTATKLAEIFVGDKEYVCVMRVHRPVDESRLRAVSAEFVGEIYQRPPLKSAVRRRIRKRTVHYLEVMEIAGKEVLVTVGCEAGTYIRMLCHHLGLALGVGAHMAELRRTKSFPFSEERLTTLHDLKDAYVFYQAGDERLLRQLIMPLEDAVRHLRCIMVKDSAVDALAHGADLSAPGIARLEEGINRGDSVIVYTLKGEAVSLGEAVLNSREMLKAEKGICVETRKVLMKPGTYPKGWRSKAEVAER, encoded by the coding sequence ATGAGCGAATTTCGGAAGCCTTTTGAACGCTGCAGCCTGGAGAAAGCACCTGCGATCACCGATCCGCGCTACGGCATACCACCGGAGCAGCGCCCCATACGCGAGCACCTCGAGCACGGCGTGGTAACGATTGATAAGCCCGCAGGCCCCACATCGCATGAGGTCGTAGCCTGGATCAGAGTGATGCTGGAGCTGAACAAGGCGGCGCATACCGGCACGCTCGACCCGAAGGTAACCGGCGTGCTCCCGGTTCTGCTCGGCACGGCAACCAAGCTCGCGGAGATCTTTGTGGGCGATAAGGAATATGTCTGCGTGATGCGAGTCCACCGTCCGGTGGATGAGAGCAGGCTGCGGGCGGTGAGCGCGGAATTCGTGGGCGAGATCTACCAGCGTCCGCCATTAAAGTCCGCGGTCAGACGCAGGATACGGAAACGAACGGTGCATTACCTTGAAGTTATGGAGATTGCAGGTAAGGAGGTGCTCGTGACGGTCGGCTGTGAAGCGGGCACGTACATCCGCATGCTCTGCCATCACCTCGGGCTCGCACTCGGCGTTGGTGCGCACATGGCCGAACTGCGACGAACGAAGTCGTTCCCGTTTAGCGAGGAGAGGTTAACAACGCTCCACGACTTGAAGGACGCGTACGTCTTTTACCAGGCGGGCGATGAGCGACTGCTGCGGCAGTTGATCATGCCGCTGGAAGACGCCGTCAGGCACCTGCGCTGCATCATGGTAAAGGATAGCGCGGTGGATGCGCTCGCTCACGGTGCTGATCTGAGTGCCCCGGGGATCGCGCGGCTCGAAGAAGGAATAAATAGAGGAGACTCCGTGATAGTATATACCTTAAAAGGGGAAGCTGTGAGTCTGGGCGAAGCGGTGCTGAACTCACGGGAGATGCTCAAGGCCGAGAAAGGTATATGTGTAGAAACACGGAAAGTACTTATGAAGCCCGGGACATATCCTAAAGGTTGGAGAAGTAAAGCCGAGGTGGCTGAGCGGTAA
- a CDS encoding minichromosome maintenance protein MCM codes for MMQDLVTEKWEDFLKRYYWHETIDLSNSYPERRSLLVKFADLDIYDPAMAEMLLEDPDVIIESATRALREIDIPTGVTLDEANLRIINLPMKVAIRDIRSNDIGKLVSIEGLVSKATEVRPRIVEAAFECPFCHHIFSLMQAGTQFKEPYECPQEDGGCGRKGQRFSLRADKSRFVNAQKVRLQESPEELRGGELPQALDVDLEDDIAGEVAPGDRVIVTGILRSYQRVTQFGKKLFFDIYLQGTALELKEEEFEEIVITDEDEQRIMELKEQPDVYERLIRSIAPSIYSYEEIKEAMVLQLFSGIAKQLPDETRVRGDIHVLLVGDPGVAKSQLLTYLVNLAPRGLYTGGKSSSSAGLTAAAVRDEFGEGRWTLEAGALVLADKGIAAVDEIDKMKKEDRDALHEAMEQQTVSIAKAGIMARLNSRCALLAAANPVGGRFNTYEPISKQINMPPTLLSRFDLIYTMIDRPNEERDTRTAEHIIETHYAGELLARYEHRGKFEEESRERFREQVEAMKPSIPEDLLRKYVAWSKRNIFPVMSETAKQKFMEFYIGLRRQGYEDAEAPVPITARQLEALIRLGEARARARLGDTVTSEDAEQVIKVVTTCLRQVFVDPETGKLDVDWVAAGTTKTRRDRARSIKELIKELEKDYGEDVPLDELLNLAEEEGMERDKVEEIIEAMKRDGILYSPESGVIKFVR; via the coding sequence ATGATGCAGGACCTGGTAACGGAGAAGTGGGAGGACTTTTTGAAGCGGTATTACTGGCATGAGACCATTGATCTCTCCAATTCCTACCCTGAGCGGCGCAGCTTGCTCGTGAAGTTCGCGGACCTGGACATCTACGATCCAGCCATGGCAGAAATGCTCCTCGAGGATCCTGATGTCATCATCGAATCGGCGACCCGTGCGTTGCGAGAGATCGATATTCCGACCGGTGTAACGCTGGACGAAGCGAATTTGCGGATCATCAACCTGCCGATGAAAGTCGCGATCAGGGACATCCGCAGTAATGATATCGGTAAACTGGTGAGTATCGAAGGGCTGGTGAGCAAGGCGACAGAGGTGAGGCCGCGGATTGTGGAAGCTGCTTTTGAGTGCCCCTTCTGCCACCACATCTTCTCTTTGATGCAGGCCGGGACACAGTTCAAGGAGCCCTACGAGTGCCCGCAAGAGGACGGCGGGTGCGGTCGTAAGGGGCAGCGATTCAGCCTGCGGGCTGACAAGTCGCGATTTGTCAATGCGCAGAAGGTTCGGCTGCAGGAGTCACCGGAAGAGCTGCGGGGCGGTGAATTACCGCAAGCCCTGGACGTCGATCTGGAGGATGACATCGCAGGCGAGGTCGCCCCCGGTGACCGTGTCATTGTCACGGGCATTCTGCGATCCTATCAGCGGGTAACACAGTTCGGTAAGAAGCTCTTCTTCGATATTTACCTGCAAGGCACTGCGTTAGAGCTGAAAGAGGAGGAATTTGAGGAGATTGTGATCACCGATGAGGATGAGCAGCGCATCATGGAGCTGAAAGAGCAGCCGGATGTCTATGAGCGGCTCATCCGCAGCATCGCACCCTCGATCTACAGCTACGAGGAGATAAAAGAGGCGATGGTGCTGCAGTTGTTCTCCGGTATCGCCAAGCAACTTCCGGATGAGACACGGGTGAGAGGCGACATCCATGTGCTGCTCGTCGGCGATCCGGGCGTAGCGAAGAGCCAGTTGCTTACGTATCTCGTGAATTTAGCGCCGCGCGGGCTCTACACCGGCGGCAAGAGCAGCTCCTCGGCGGGGCTCACCGCTGCGGCCGTGCGCGACGAATTTGGCGAGGGGCGGTGGACGCTCGAGGCCGGAGCGCTCGTGCTCGCGGACAAGGGGATTGCGGCGGTTGATGAGATCGACAAGATGAAGAAGGAGGATCGGGACGCGCTCCACGAAGCGATGGAGCAGCAAACGGTCTCGATCGCGAAAGCGGGCATCATGGCACGATTGAACTCACGATGCGCGCTCCTGGCCGCGGCAAATCCCGTCGGCGGGCGGTTCAATACCTACGAGCCGATCTCCAAACAGATCAACATGCCGCCGACGCTCCTCTCTCGCTTCGACCTCATTTATACCATGATCGATCGGCCGAACGAGGAGCGGGATACCAGAACTGCAGAACACATCATTGAGACGCACTACGCGGGCGAGTTGCTCGCGCGCTACGAGCATCGCGGGAAATTCGAAGAGGAGAGCAGGGAGCGGTTTCGGGAGCAGGTAGAGGCAATGAAGCCATCGATCCCCGAAGACCTCTTGCGGAAATACGTCGCCTGGAGCAAGCGCAACATCTTTCCGGTGATGAGTGAAACGGCGAAGCAGAAGTTCATGGAATTCTATATCGGGCTTCGACGGCAGGGCTACGAGGACGCGGAAGCGCCCGTGCCGATCACGGCGCGGCAGTTAGAAGCGTTGATACGGCTGGGTGAGGCGCGTGCACGCGCTCGGCTCGGCGATACGGTCACCAGCGAGGATGCCGAGCAGGTCATTAAGGTGGTCACCACCTGCCTGAGGCAGGTCTTTGTGGATCCAGAGACGGGCAAACTCGATGTCGATTGGGTCGCGGCGGGCACTACGAAGACCCGGCGGGATCGTGCGCGCTCGATCAAGGAGCTGATCAAGGAATTGGAGAAGGACTATGGTGAGGATGTGCCGCTTGACGAGCTCCTCAACCTCGCAGAGGAGGAGGGTATGGAGCGCGATAAGGTTGAAGAGATCATTGAAGCGATGAAGCGTGACGGTATCCTCTATTCACCGGAGAGCGGCGTGATCAAGTTCGTGCGCTGA